One genomic window of Brevundimonas vesicularis includes the following:
- a CDS encoding alpha/beta hydrolase family protein yields the protein MNLSKSTLWAFVSVLALGCVPAQAQDVPAVSQASASAPAKPAALDLYGRLPAFSSPRLSPDGTKLAHLVNVGTGQALVIIDLSNLQVIGGLRSIENKVRGLSWVGNDYLLISTSTAASLPFAAGKGEYTQGLIYTLATRSVQTVFARNPELARIMISGAIIRDTPTGPAIYSQAFDARDGTADLYRVDPATNRATQIARGRNVGNYLLDSAGEPIARSTYYAETGTWSVDVKRDGGWPRVWSMTALLDQPSLIGFGASTKSVIVQAKLEGDDEPKYRELSLETGQWTDLAFDTQPDSLIYHPVTKLLIGTVRTSDEGPVYDITDPAAARTWRAVRTAFKDRHPSIQSWAANMRSLIVETDGNGDPGTYNLVDLDRGVAEIVGQSYPDIAANQVGEIRSVSYTAADGMTIPGYLTLPPGVGEPRNLPLVVLPHGGPAARDTFGFDWWAQALAAQGYVVLQPNFRGSDGLGEAHLSAGYGQWGRKMQTDLSDGVRWLASQGMIDPKRVCIVGASYGGYAAMAGPTLDTGIYRCAVAVAGVSDLNEMIRWSGGGSRGRESPVVRYWMRFMGAEKLGDPALDALSPALMADRADAPMLLIHGRDDTVVPYDQSVRLYNALRRAGKPVELVPLDDEDHWLSTAATRQRMLDETVRFLKANNPVD from the coding sequence GTGAATCTGTCAAAATCAACGCTTTGGGCTTTTGTCAGCGTGCTGGCCTTGGGCTGTGTTCCAGCCCAGGCGCAGGATGTGCCCGCCGTCTCGCAGGCGTCGGCCTCCGCGCCGGCGAAACCCGCTGCCTTGGATTTGTACGGCCGGCTCCCGGCGTTTTCCAGCCCGCGGTTGTCGCCCGACGGCACGAAACTGGCGCATTTGGTGAATGTCGGAACTGGGCAGGCCCTGGTCATCATCGACCTGTCAAACCTTCAAGTGATTGGCGGGCTTCGTTCGATCGAAAACAAGGTGCGTGGCCTGTCGTGGGTGGGCAACGACTACCTGCTGATTTCCACATCCACCGCCGCCTCATTGCCGTTCGCTGCTGGCAAGGGCGAATACACGCAGGGCCTCATCTATACGCTTGCGACGCGCTCGGTTCAGACCGTTTTCGCCCGCAATCCGGAGCTGGCTCGAATCATGATCAGCGGCGCGATTATCCGTGATACGCCGACTGGCCCGGCCATCTATTCGCAAGCCTTTGATGCGCGCGATGGAACGGCTGATCTCTACCGCGTCGATCCCGCCACCAATCGCGCCACTCAGATCGCCCGCGGCCGCAATGTCGGCAACTATCTCCTAGACAGCGCCGGCGAACCGATCGCGCGCTCCACCTATTACGCCGAAACCGGCACATGGAGCGTCGATGTCAAGCGAGATGGAGGATGGCCTCGAGTCTGGTCGATGACCGCCTTGCTTGATCAGCCTTCGTTGATTGGTTTTGGCGCTTCGACAAAGTCGGTCATCGTTCAGGCCAAACTCGAAGGAGACGACGAACCCAAGTATCGCGAGCTCTCACTCGAAACCGGCCAGTGGACGGATCTCGCTTTCGACACTCAACCGGACAGCCTGATCTATCATCCCGTCACGAAGTTGTTGATCGGCACGGTCAGAACCAGCGACGAGGGACCTGTCTACGACATCACTGACCCTGCGGCGGCGCGGACTTGGCGCGCGGTCAGGACCGCGTTCAAGGATCGTCATCCGTCGATTCAGAGCTGGGCGGCGAACATGAGATCGCTGATCGTCGAGACGGACGGAAACGGCGATCCCGGCACGTACAACCTCGTGGATCTGGATCGGGGCGTCGCGGAAATCGTGGGCCAATCCTATCCCGACATCGCGGCCAACCAGGTCGGAGAGATACGATCCGTCTCCTACACGGCGGCCGACGGCATGACGATTCCCGGATATCTGACCCTGCCGCCGGGTGTTGGGGAGCCTCGTAATCTGCCGCTCGTGGTGCTGCCGCACGGCGGCCCTGCCGCGCGCGATACCTTCGGGTTCGACTGGTGGGCGCAAGCGCTTGCCGCTCAGGGCTATGTGGTGCTGCAGCCGAATTTTCGGGGATCGGACGGCTTGGGTGAAGCTCATCTGAGCGCCGGCTACGGTCAGTGGGGTCGCAAGATGCAGACCGACCTGTCAGACGGCGTACGCTGGTTGGCGTCGCAAGGCATGATCGATCCCAAGCGGGTGTGTATCGTCGGCGCCAGCTACGGGGGGTACGCCGCCATGGCCGGTCCGACTCTGGACACGGGCATCTACCGTTGCGCCGTGGCTGTGGCGGGCGTTTCCGACCTCAATGAGATGATCCGTTGGTCGGGGGGCGGCTCACGGGGACGCGAGAGCCCGGTTGTTCGATATTGGATGCGTTTCATGGGCGCGGAGAAGCTTGGCGATCCGGCGCTCGACGCCTTGTCGCCAGCACTGATGGCTGACCGCGCCGATGCGCCGATGTTGCTGATTCACGGTCGAGATGACACGGTCGTGCCCTACGACCAGTCTGTCCGACTTTACAATGCTCTACGCAGAGCCGGAAAGCCCGTTGAACTCGTTCCGCTCGATGATGAGGACCACTGGCTGTCGACCGCCGCCACGCGACAGCGGATGCTCGATGAGACCGTGAGATTCTTGAAGGCGAACAACCCGGTCGACTGA
- a CDS encoding MFS transporter codes for MTTPRTTPPKLKTPALAVLFATVFINLVGFGLVVPLLPFFAQSLKAEAWQITLMFSAYSLGQFFAEPFWGRLSDRIGRKPVLLMTLIANALGYLMLAFAPNVWLAIAVRLFTGLGAGNISTVQGYVADVTPPEQRAGRMGLIGAAFGLGFIVGPGLGGLLTQPQLGRLGYQLPIFLAAALAAVAAVGVVVFLRESRAKADPAAPRPAFLAGLKDARDNAVVSRVLVVTLIYMAGFSAMESVFGLWSESRYQWGAREVGLSFMIVGIVSTLNQGFFAGRLARRFGESRVLATGMLLFGTSLVLQVLAPVAWFPATRLELGALTIPVVQGWIIPIVMAIGACGMSLAMPNISAMISRASPPDRQGAMLGLNMASSSVARIFGPMIAGALFSGLGHDWPFVIGALLTIPAALMAINAGRVIRSSEGGVKAPA; via the coding sequence ATGACCACGCCCCGGACGACCCCGCCAAAGCTCAAGACGCCGGCGTTGGCCGTGCTGTTTGCGACGGTGTTCATCAATCTGGTCGGGTTCGGGCTGGTGGTGCCGTTGCTGCCGTTCTTCGCCCAGAGCCTGAAGGCCGAGGCGTGGCAGATCACGCTGATGTTCTCGGCCTATTCGCTGGGTCAGTTCTTCGCCGAACCGTTCTGGGGGCGGCTGTCGGACCGGATCGGGCGAAAGCCCGTGCTGTTGATGACCCTGATCGCCAATGCGCTGGGCTATCTGATGCTGGCCTTCGCGCCCAACGTCTGGCTGGCGATCGCGGTCAGGCTGTTCACCGGCCTGGGCGCGGGCAATATCTCGACGGTTCAGGGGTATGTGGCCGATGTTACCCCGCCCGAGCAGCGGGCCGGGCGGATGGGTCTGATCGGGGCGGCGTTCGGCCTGGGCTTCATCGTCGGACCGGGCTTGGGCGGATTGCTGACCCAGCCGCAGCTGGGACGGCTGGGCTATCAACTGCCGATCTTCCTGGCGGCGGCGTTGGCGGCGGTCGCGGCGGTGGGCGTCGTCGTCTTCCTGCGCGAAAGCCGGGCCAAGGCCGATCCCGCCGCGCCGCGTCCGGCCTTCCTGGCGGGGCTGAAGGATGCGCGCGACAACGCCGTGGTGTCGCGCGTCCTGGTCGTGACCCTGATCTATATGGCCGGGTTTTCGGCGATGGAGAGCGTGTTCGGCCTGTGGTCCGAAAGCCGCTATCAATGGGGCGCTCGCGAAGTGGGGCTCAGCTTCATGATCGTGGGCATCGTCTCGACGCTGAACCAGGGGTTCTTCGCCGGGCGGCTGGCGCGGCGGTTCGGCGAATCGCGCGTGCTGGCCACCGGCATGCTGTTGTTTGGAACCTCGCTGGTGTTGCAGGTGCTGGCGCCGGTCGCCTGGTTTCCCGCGACGCGGCTTGAGCTGGGCGCCCTGACGATCCCGGTCGTCCAGGGCTGGATCATTCCGATCGTGATGGCGATCGGCGCGTGCGGAATGTCGCTGGCCATGCCCAACATCTCGGCGATGATCAGCCGCGCCTCGCCGCCCGATCGGCAGGGGGCCATGCTGGGCCTGAACATGGCCTCCAGCTCGGTGGCGCGCATCTTCGGGCCGATGATTGCGGGCGCGCTATTCTCAGGGCTGGGGCATGACTGGCCCTTCGTGATCGGGGCGCTGCTGACCATCCCGGCGGCCCTGATGGCGATCAACGCCGGACGCGTCATTCGCAGCAGTGAGGGCGGCGTCAAAGCCCCGGCCTGA
- the rpmI gene encoding 50S ribosomal protein L35 has product MPKLKTKSGAKKRFKFTATGKVKAGVAGKRHRLISHNSKYIRQNRGTSVMADADAKKIKSYMPYA; this is encoded by the coding sequence ATGCCGAAACTGAAGACGAAGTCGGGCGCCAAGAAGCGCTTCAAATTCACGGCCACTGGCAAGGTTAAGGCCGGCGTTGCGGGCAAGCGTCACCGCTTGATCAGCCACAACTCGAAATACATCCGCCAGAACCGCGGCACCTCGGTCATGGCCGACGCCGACGCCAAGAAGATCAAATCCTACATGCCGTACGCCTGA
- the rplT gene encoding 50S ribosomal protein L20 — protein MARVKRGVTSHAKHKKVLEQAKGFSGRRKNTIRTAKAAVDRAGQYAYRDRRAKKRNFRALWIQRINAAARLEGFTYSQFINGLNKAGIELDRKVLAAIAADATGFKAVADKVRAALA, from the coding sequence ATGGCTCGCGTTAAACGTGGCGTAACCTCGCACGCCAAGCACAAGAAGGTTCTGGAGCAGGCCAAGGGCTTCTCCGGCCGCCGCAAGAATACCATCCGTACGGCCAAGGCCGCCGTCGACCGCGCCGGGCAATACGCCTATCGCGACCGTCGCGCCAAGAAGCGCAACTTCCGCGCCCTGTGGATCCAGCGCATCAACGCCGCCGCCCGTCTGGAAGGCTTCACCTACAGCCAGTTCATCAACGGCCTGAACAAGGCCGGCATCGAACTGGACCGCAAGGTTCTGGCCGCGATCGCCGCTGACGCGACCGGCTTCAAGGCCGTCGCCGACAAGGTCCGCGCCGCCCTGGCTTAA
- a CDS encoding ATP-binding protein, which produces MPLIGDFVDLIAPVAPSTPGADVFERFQTEPNTLALAVVDDDGRPLGIIERNAFTLRMAAEFGRALYARKPAESLMDRNAPVAEAATSAEAFFHAYDAAELGALLTGFIVVAGGRYVGVGTALQVVQAGAALHRQRAEEMSALARDLALAEAEAVASSRAKSEFLAVMSHEIRTPLNGVLGVAALMDKKLTQEELRPYVRTVIDSGQSLLRLLTDALDMSRASAGMLTLEEEPLDLSAVAFDIDALWRARADEKSLGLTIRTDLAVACVQADGMRLKQLLNNLIGNALKFTRTGEVVALIESRSDGEVIFTVDDSGPGVPEAAAATIFDPFNTGKAGREGAGAGLGLAICRQIAERMGGAISLGASPQSGARFQVRLPLRVATESAAPAPVMAEPTPHDTLHVLVVDDNATNRFVAGKLLEMFGCTCEMAENGREAVDAVSARPFDLALMDIKMPVMDGVAATRAIRALPGPAHALPILALTANADERDELDYIAAGMNGVAQKPIQPDALLNAIRQIMSVVETTPAQQAA; this is translated from the coding sequence ATGCCGCTGATCGGTGATTTCGTCGACTTGATCGCGCCCGTGGCCCCGTCCACGCCGGGCGCCGATGTGTTCGAACGGTTTCAGACCGAGCCGAACACCCTGGCCCTGGCTGTCGTCGATGACGATGGCCGCCCCCTCGGCATCATCGAACGTAACGCCTTCACCCTGAGGATGGCGGCCGAGTTCGGACGCGCCCTTTATGCCCGAAAGCCCGCCGAAAGCCTGATGGACCGCAATGCGCCGGTGGCGGAGGCGGCGACCAGCGCCGAGGCCTTCTTCCACGCCTACGACGCGGCGGAACTGGGCGCCTTGCTGACGGGCTTCATCGTGGTGGCGGGCGGCCGCTACGTCGGCGTCGGCACGGCGCTGCAGGTGGTGCAGGCCGGCGCGGCCCTGCACCGCCAGCGGGCCGAGGAGATGAGCGCCCTGGCCCGCGATCTGGCGCTGGCCGAGGCCGAAGCCGTCGCCTCCAGCCGGGCCAAGTCCGAGTTCCTGGCGGTGATGAGCCACGAGATCCGCACGCCCCTGAACGGCGTGCTGGGCGTCGCGGCCCTGATGGACAAGAAGCTGACGCAGGAAGAACTGCGCCCCTATGTCCGCACCGTCATCGATTCAGGCCAGAGCCTGCTGCGGCTCCTGACCGACGCGCTGGATATGTCCCGCGCCTCGGCCGGCATGCTGACACTGGAGGAGGAGCCGCTGGACCTGTCGGCAGTCGCCTTCGACATCGACGCCCTATGGCGCGCGCGGGCCGATGAAAAGTCCCTCGGTCTGACCATCCGCACCGACCTGGCCGTTGCTTGCGTTCAGGCTGACGGGATGCGGCTGAAGCAGCTGCTGAACAACCTGATCGGCAATGCGCTGAAGTTCACCCGGACGGGCGAGGTCGTCGCCCTGATCGAGAGCCGATCCGACGGCGAGGTGATCTTCACCGTGGACGACAGCGGTCCCGGCGTGCCCGAGGCGGCGGCCGCGACCATCTTTGATCCCTTCAACACCGGCAAGGCCGGGCGCGAGGGCGCGGGCGCGGGCCTGGGCCTGGCCATCTGCCGACAGATCGCCGAACGGATGGGCGGCGCGATCTCGCTGGGCGCCTCGCCGCAGAGCGGCGCGCGCTTTCAGGTGCGCCTGCCGCTGCGCGTCGCGACCGAGAGCGCGGCGCCCGCTCCGGTGATGGCCGAGCCGACCCCGCACGACACCCTGCATGTGCTGGTTGTGGACGACAACGCCACCAACCGCTTCGTCGCGGGCAAGCTGCTGGAGATGTTCGGCTGCACCTGCGAGATGGCCGAGAACGGGCGCGAGGCGGTGGACGCCGTCAGCGCGCGTCCGTTCGACCTGGCCCTGATGGACATCAAGATGCCGGTGATGGACGGGGTCGCCGCGACTCGGGCCATCCGCGCCCTGCCGGGCCCGGCCCACGCCCTGCCGATCCTGGCCCTGACGGCGAACGCCGACGAGCGCGACGAGCTGGACTATATCGCCGCCGGCATGAACGGGGTGGCGCAAAAGCCGATCCAGCCCGACGCCCTGCTGAACGCCATCCGGCAGATCATGAGCGTTGTCGAAACCACACCGGCGCAACAGGCCGCTTAA
- a CDS encoding polysaccharide deacetylase family protein, whose amino-acid sequence MMRTLICGLAAALVLVTPAAAQDRRVAVTFDDLPFQTDAATLCDPARLMTITQDFVAMLKPLDTHGTAFVNAGKVCEAERATLLPRVLNVWLDAGLDLGNHTNTHLNIHRTMVEAYLADVDAGAPIVRQALEARGQTLRWFRHPYLFTGETQEKHDAIAAGLAQRGYTIAPVTLDNNDWMFADVYRKAEQIGDQALMQRIGQAYVTHMATVLDFYEPYSAEVAGGSEPAQVLLLHANSLNQAYYPQIHDLYLARGYRFVPLEEALADPIYQHADTYVRANGISWLHRWTSTEGKPIRWEPEPPAWIVAANKAPASELQAIAGAQTAP is encoded by the coding sequence ATGATGCGCACCCTGATCTGCGGCCTGGCTGCCGCCCTCGTTCTTGTGACTCCCGCCGCCGCGCAGGACCGACGCGTCGCCGTGACCTTCGACGACCTGCCGTTCCAGACGGACGCGGCGACCCTGTGCGATCCGGCGCGCCTGATGACGATCACCCAGGATTTCGTCGCCATGCTGAAGCCGCTGGACACGCACGGCACAGCCTTCGTCAATGCGGGCAAGGTGTGCGAGGCCGAGCGCGCCACGCTCCTGCCGCGCGTGCTGAACGTCTGGCTGGACGCTGGTCTGGACCTGGGCAACCACACCAACACCCATCTGAACATCCATCGTACGATGGTCGAGGCCTATCTGGCCGACGTGGATGCCGGCGCGCCGATCGTTCGGCAGGCGCTTGAGGCGCGCGGCCAGACCCTGCGTTGGTTCCGCCACCCCTATCTGTTCACCGGCGAGACGCAGGAAAAGCACGACGCCATCGCCGCCGGCCTGGCCCAGCGCGGCTATACGATCGCGCCTGTGACCCTCGACAACAACGACTGGATGTTCGCCGACGTCTATCGCAAGGCCGAGCAGATCGGCGATCAGGCGCTGATGCAGCGCATCGGCCAGGCCTATGTGACGCATATGGCGACGGTGCTGGACTTCTACGAACCCTACAGCGCCGAGGTGGCGGGCGGGAGTGAACCGGCGCAGGTCCTGCTGCTGCACGCCAACAGCCTGAACCAGGCCTATTATCCGCAGATCCACGACCTCTATCTGGCACGCGGCTATCGGTTCGTGCCCCTGGAGGAGGCGCTGGCGGATCCGATCTATCAGCACGCCGACACCTATGTGCGCGCCAATGGAATCTCGTGGCTGCACCGCTGGACCAGCACCGAGGGCAAACCCATCCGCTGGGAGCCGGAACCGCCCGCCTGGATCGTCGCGGCGAACAAGGCGCCGGCGTCCGAACTTCAGGCCATCGCCGGGGCGCAAACCGCGCCTTGA
- the pheS gene encoding phenylalanine--tRNA ligase subunit alpha, translating to MTDLATLEFDLINAIGGAETVAALEEVRVAALGKSGSVSGLLKGMGAMSPDERREQGPMINGLRDRVAAAIAAKKTALEAAELDARLLSERIDLTLPARPRRKGGVHPTMQVMDEMIALFAEMGFAVAEGPDIEDDFHNFTALNFPPKHPAREMHDTFFLKPDPETGERKVLRTHTSPVQVRTMMSRKPPIRIVAPGRTFRKDSDATHTPMFHQIEGLVIDRDIHMGHLKTTLQTFIARFFELDAVQARFRPHHFPFTEPSAEMDIRCDRSGGKLVFNTGDDWLEILGCGMVHPNVLRNCGIDPDEYQGFAFGMGVDRLAMLKYGVPDLRPMFDADTRWLSHYGFSAFAAPNPASGLS from the coding sequence ATGACCGATCTCGCCACACTCGAATTCGACCTGATCAACGCCATCGGCGGCGCGGAAACCGTCGCCGCCCTGGAAGAGGTGCGCGTCGCCGCCCTGGGCAAGTCCGGCTCCGTCTCCGGCCTGCTGAAGGGCATGGGCGCCATGAGCCCCGACGAACGCCGCGAACAGGGGCCGATGATCAACGGTCTGCGTGACCGCGTCGCCGCCGCCATCGCCGCGAAGAAGACCGCGCTGGAAGCCGCCGAATTGGACGCCCGCCTGCTGTCGGAACGCATCGACCTGACCCTGCCGGCGCGTCCGCGCAGGAAGGGCGGGGTCCACCCGACCATGCAGGTGATGGATGAGATGATCGCCCTGTTCGCCGAGATGGGCTTTGCGGTCGCGGAAGGCCCGGACATCGAGGACGACTTCCACAACTTCACCGCCCTGAACTTCCCGCCGAAACATCCGGCGCGGGAGATGCACGACACCTTCTTCCTGAAGCCCGATCCCGAGACGGGCGAGCGCAAGGTGCTGCGGACCCACACCTCGCCGGTACAGGTCCGCACCATGATGAGCCGGAAGCCGCCGATCCGCATCGTCGCGCCGGGCCGCACCTTCCGCAAGGATTCCGACGCCACCCACACGCCGATGTTCCACCAGATCGAAGGCCTGGTGATCGACCGCGACATTCACATGGGCCACCTGAAGACGACGCTTCAGACCTTCATCGCCCGCTTCTTCGAGCTGGATGCGGTGCAGGCGCGGTTCCGTCCGCACCATTTCCCCTTCACCGAGCCCTCGGCCGAGATGGACATCCGCTGCGACCGTTCGGGCGGAAAACTGGTCTTCAACACCGGCGACGACTGGCTGGAGATACTGGGCTGCGGGATGGTGCACCCCAATGTGCTCAGGAACTGCGGCATCGACCCGGACGAATATCAGGGCTTCGCCTTTGGCATGGGCGTGGATCGGCTGGCCATGCTGAAATACGGCGTGCCCGACCTGCGCCCCATGTTCGACGCCGACACCCGCTGGCTGTCCCACTACGGCTTCTCGGCCTTCGCCGCCCCCAACCCGGCCTCGGGCCTGAGCTGA